gtagactatagactagattatagactagactatagacaagactatagaccagacaatagactagagtatagactaaactatagactagactaaaaattgcactatagcctagattatagactagactatagactagacaactgtagactaaactatagactagactaaagactacactatagagtagactatagactagataatagactagattatagactagactatagacaagactatagactagacaatagaccagagtatagacttaactatagactagactaaagattacactataaactagactagagactagattatagactaaagtatagactaaactatagacaagtctaaagattacactatagactagattatagactagattgtagactagactatagacaagaccattgactacactatagactagactacagactagactatagactagactatagattagactacagacaagaccatagactagactatcgactagattatagactagacaataatctAGTCCTTAgcctagtctagtgtatagtctattctatagtttagtctatagtctagtccataatttaGTCTATTACTTAgtaaatagtttagtctagtctataatctagtctacaatatagtctatagactatcctaTGGTTTTATCTGTAaacaagtctataatctagtctatagtctagactatagtctagtctacagtctattttaTAGCGTTGTATACAGTCTAGCTTATAGGCTAATCTATACTCTAACCTATaatctagtaaatagtctaatctttagtctagtctatagttttgtctatagtctgttttatagtctagtctatagcccagtctatagtccagtctatagtctagtctatagtctagtctatagctcagtctatagcccagtctatagtctagtctatagtctagtctatagtctagtctatagtctagtctatagtctagtctatagtctagtctatagtctagtctatagtctNNNNNNNNNNNNNNNNNNNNNNNNNNNNNNNNNNNNNNNNNNNNNNNNNNNNNNNNNNNNNNNNNNNNNNNNNNNNNNNNNNNNNNNNNNNNNNNNNNNNctagttcagttctagttcagttctagttcagttctagttcagttctagttcagttctagttcagttctagttcagttctagttcagttctagttcagttctagtccagatCTAGTtgggttctagttcagttctagttcagttctagttcagttctagttcagttctagtccagatCTAGTtgggttctagttcagttctagttcatttttagtacTAGTTAAAACTACTTTCATTCTCTCATCTGTTTATAGGACTATGAAAAAGCATGTACAATATTGTCGTCATATCTTTGTATTGGGTTTAATGTCaggttgttgatttttttcttcctaTACCATACAAAACGCTTTAGAAGATAAGTTAATGTGACCTAGGTGCATCACCATCAACAACTATTTACTCTACAAACCAACAACACTCATAATCTCATACAGAAAAACTTTAGTTTAGCTAAAcgttatttttaacatttagttttatatacatgTTTACTCGCACAAATACAAGTTGCACAGAAATGTATCTCATTTCTTAGATGTACAATGTACATGGATATTTGCTATAGTTTtcttaacttttctataaaaatagtttcCGGTACACGTTTTATCGTATATGGTTGGTTTAAATACTTACTTAAACATTCTTTCATACATAATTGtacttgtacatatgtatgtatttgtacttATACTAAAGTTAGTCATAGCAAGCAATAGTagtattatttaatgtttacttTAGTTGCTATTACGTGAAGGTGTGCTAAAGAATATGACTTGTACATGTAGCAAATACTTGCAGCACAAATAtacttacatttttaaatacatatatatacatacatatttatttatgtatgtatgtgtgtaaatattCTTACCCTATACATTATACTCTTATGAGTTGAAAGAATGAAAAGTTCAATGCAATCATTTTATATTGCTTGGAAAGCAATATAAACTAATCGTGTATCCTGTTTTGTATCGTACTAATACAACTGTAAATATATAGAATGCATTTAAACTCAGTAATGTGCAACATAACTataatattacacaatattattAACTACCAATAATATTCTCTAATATACACAACAGCTTCATATTAATAAACATTGtactacaaaaaatatgtaagaaCATTTGAATCCCATACAactatattttggaaaaattgccCATAGCTGCAACATAAATGCATGTAAGAGTGTGTGTTTGTACATAAGTTTAAACGACAAACGATAACAGttataaaacaagtttaaatatttatgtctaGGTTCAAAATAACTATTAAGGAACAGCGTTATCGGTGAAAAAACTGAATGGATATTGCTAGGTAGGGTATATGTTTGGCATTACTTATTGCAATTGTCTATAGTTCAAAATagtttaagttttcttaaattagttcataaagaataaaagtttttgtttttgaatttatataatttttagttgCGAAATTAATATAAACGCTCACTGagagtatagtcaagactatagactatagagtatagtctatagtccagtctacagtctagtctatagtctagtctatagtctagtctatagtttagtctatagtctagtctatagtctagtctatagtctagtctatagtctagtctatagtctNNNNNNNNNNNNNNNNNNNNNNNNNNNNNNNNNNNNNNNNNNNNNNNNNNNNNNNNNNNNNNNNNNNNNNNNNNNNNNNNNNNNNNNNNNNNNNNNNNNNagttctagttcagttctagttcggttctagttcagttctagttcagttctagttcagttctagttcagttctagttcagttctagttcagttctagttaagttctagtgcTAGTGCcgttctagttaatttctattTACGTCCTAATTCCGATATAGTTCCATGCTAGTTCCATATTAGtttcattctagttcagctctactTTCTGGAGCTACTTCAGTACTAGCTCCAGAACcttgatatataaaatttaacatgtaAGGACCGTAGTGAATGTAACCTACAAGAAGAAGTTGTTTGTTACTATTTCgtccttaaaattaaattttctataatattgaacgaaTGAAACTAGACATAAACCTCTCCTTTTGAGTATAGATAGCTTCAACTTTTTTCGAACTAAGTCAAAAGCCTATTGGCTAACTAAATTTGGCgctatgaaataaataaaaaaacacttacaaCCAACtaaacaaacacatttttttaatcaataacgTGACTACAAATTCAATGGACAAGTTATATtgaccaaaataaaataaatcttccTAAAAAATACTATGAAGCGAAAAAGGTCAGTGATTTCGTTGAACAGCttaattttaccaatttttcctgaggatttaaaaataaaacggcAATTTTATGTTCGCTTTAATAACTAAATAGGCCGACTGCTCTGCCAAAACGTTTAGTttttagcttttatttttttatttttgatgaggCTTAAAAACTTGTTCAATTTTAATGCATACGAGAACAATACAAATTTGTTCTTTCtttcttacaacattttttGAGCAATTTTAATGGTGCAAGTAAGTTTTTGTTCCAATTCCTTTTTCGAGTATTTCGTATtcatacaaaaacataaaatgccAGCATGTATGTTCATGTACGTACTACGTCTTGATCTTGttccttttttttgtaatttttgtttgatttttttttctcgttAGAAATAGAAGCAatgtatttgtgtgtttgtgtaatAAATGCATTACTGTCATCACTTGTTCTACTTGCAAAAACTGTGTGTCAGAATACAACTAAAACTAGTTCGTCGTTTCATGTCAATTACAGCAACACAAAAAttgtactactactactacaactactactaTTACAGTTCGTAACAAGAAAGAGCATTAAAATTCTaggagaaaaataaaacaactacaactaacATTTTCAGTTTAAACCCCATTTGATGATgacgaatgtatgtatgtatgtattgcttTTGTATAGTTTGTAGGTTCTCTTTCTCTCTATCCCCTTTTCCTAATCATCATCCAACACCATTGTTGATTTGCAAATGATTATGTATATGTTCGTGTTTTATTTACAACGCCCTTCCCTACTCGTCACTAGTCACGTATTGGGGCGTATACTAAATACTCATCGCTCATTCGCCAATTGGTctgttaagtttatttttttcttttcgtattTTCTTGTTCATCGTTTTTATGCATTTAATTTTAGGTTCTTTCTCGTTAGGGGTTGCATAGTTTTTGTTGGACTATACAGCCATACAATTGTACAATAATACCCCTACATTTGCAATACATCTCTACTCTATACATTtgcacttacatacatacatatactatgCAAGTGTtggtgtattttgtattttagtttGTACCGGAAATGCGCTTtattttgtttggtttattgaaaaacaacattataatatttgttgcttttttacttCAAACCGACTGTTGTATATTGTGTTTGAAGTTTGAACAACAACTTCAGTGTTTCTTGTATGTTACGAATCACACACATGTTGAAAGCAGAGGCGTTATAATATATTGCTTTAAACAcatattcaattttatattatgCCCAAAGGTATGCAATTGATTTTCaaatcattaaatatatatttttatttggaaatataTAGTAGGAGTCATAATCTATACTCTTGTCTAAACTCTTGTGTATAGTTCAGTCTGAAGTCTAGgatgtagtctatattctaatatatgtaatagtcctgtctatagtctagtcaacatctagtctatattttagtctagttaatagtctagtctatatcccagtctatagtttattctatagtctattctttagtctagtcattagtctaggctaaagtatagtctgttgtttagtctatagtctagtctttagtctagtctacagtcgagtctatagtcttgtcttaagtctactctgtagtctagtctataatctagtattagtctagtctttaatctagtctacagtcttgtctatagtctactttgtagtctagtctatagtctagtctgtagtcttgtctatagtcttgtctatagtcttgtctatagtcttgtctatagtcttgtctatagtcttgtctatagtcttgtctatagtattgtctatagtctagtctatagcctagtctatagtctagtctatagtctagtctatagtctagcctatagtccagtttatagtctagtctttagtctagtatatagtctagtttatagtctagtatataatctagtctacagtgtagtctatagcctagtctatagtctagtctatagtctagtctatagtctagtctatagtctagtctatagtctagtctatagtctagtctaaagtctagtctatagcatagtctacagtctaatctatagtctagttttaagTCTTGTatattgtctacagtctagtctatagcctagtatatagtctagtctatagtctactctatagcctaatctggtctaaagtctagcctatagtctagtctacagtctagcctatagtcttgtctatagtctagtctttattctagtttatcgtctagtctatattcttgtctatagtgtagactatagtctagtctatattctagtctgtagtctagtctgtattctagtctgtagtctaatatatagtctagtaaatagaaTAGTCTAATTTCTAGTCGACGATCTTGTCTTTAGCCTACTCAAAcaccaacatttttttaatattgcctTAGTTAAGTTTGGCACAAGAAAAATCTTGAACATTTGCTTATTCAATCATATTTCTTTAATcaataaattcataaaagaaAGTTTTACGATTAAACATTTTGCTAACAACTACCAAACAAATTCTATTCCGATAAGCTTTATCGCACTCCGTCAGAGATTTCCGTTTTATCGCCCGGAATTACtaacttgtttgttttaatgtGACGACATATGGCCACAAATAGCAACTTAAATCTTAGAAATCTTCTCTTTGCCATAAATGGCAGCAATAAAATCagtatgtaaatattaaaactgtattttgttgagtttatttatgaatatttatatgcgaacaaatgtgaaattttattaatatgaataAATACTTGTTGTAGAACAAAACATCTTAATACTTGCATGtagtaaatttataataaaaatattatttttctgtgaaattattgtttatgtgcatatgtatatgtgctTTCATATACTGAGGCAAGAAAACACAGATACATATTCATAATACATTACTGCatacaaataatttcattattttatccATGTTTCACATACGGTCTAGTATTGTATTTAGTAAACATAACTTTAATAACAGATTACTCTCTGAAAACATGGTAATACTTACTATCAACTCTAcaaattatagactagtttataaactacattatagactagactacagcctaGACTATTAACttacctatagactagactataaacctgcatatagagtagactagactatagactagcctatagactagactatagactatagactagactatagcctagactatagactagactatagactagactatagcctagcctatagactagactatagactagactatagactagactagactatagactagaNNNNNNNNNNNNNNNNNNNNNNNNNNNNNNNNNNNNNNNNNNNNNNNNNNNNNNNNNNNNNNNNNNNNNNNNNNNNNNNNNNNNNNNNNNNNNNNNNNNNgttctagttaagttctagttcagttctagttcagttctagttaagttctagttcagttctagttcagttctagttcagttctagttcagttctagttcagttctagttaaatagTTCACATATACATCAGTTCAATTTCAATTATAGTTTATCATTAGTACTGTTTAAGTTGAGTTCATACATGTCTACTCCTTTGATATTACCCGATTGTATTTAAAGGTTTCTTCCATTACAATTCCTATAAAACTCCTTCAAACATATTCAATTTCATCCTTGTatggaatatttttctttatatcaatataatttaatattcttcATTTATGTTGTAAACCACTCAAAAAGActtcattttagttttatgattagcataaaaatttatttatttattcattcatttctgGTATTTTCTGTTGAActccttttttgttattttttatttcctacaaCACAGTTCgacaagttttcaaaaaatacgcAAAttggtttgttgttgctgttctgTTATTGTTCTAAAGCTCTTAGAACAACTTCAATagttttgttagaaatttgTTAGTtccttttcatatttttatttaacaatttgttgtagTAGTAGTTTTAGTATTCTTGTTATTATAGTTTGTTCTTacttaaatttctttgtttgtttgctaGAATTTGCTTGATTTGCTTttgtatatttaagtaaatttctttaataaaaatattcttcataATATTTCCACACGAACTCTTTCTTCAACTCTTAACTCTTAGTATAAACAAAAGCAGGAGGAGTTTGAATGAAAAGTGGAAAAGTtgtgtgaaaaattttcaaattatgacGCAAGTGGCGGCaaagttatgaaaaaatatgaaaaaaatctcaagagtacaaaaaatatagaaagaaTAGTTTTTGGGTTTATTTGTTTTACCACATACTTAGGAAAAATTTTTGcacttgaaattttatttaaacaagtcGCAGCAGTTGTGTGTAAAAGTCCACTCGACACTTCAAAGGACAAATCAAGTAATGGCAAACAGAGCATAGAAGCGGAAATAGGAAATAAACTAATAAGTGGTTAGAAATATGGAAATTGAATGAAATAGGGAGAAAAAGGTATAAAGAAAATTGGCAGCAGATGAATATGAAATATTCTTAAATGTAGTAAACTTATTGATTTCGAGCTGTAGGCAGTCCAATTAAATATAAACTGAAAGAAAACTAAGACATAAAAGTGAAGCTAGCTATATCTTTAAACCCACGATGGAAGCTTATTAGAGTACAAAGTTGTGAGTGAAGTTCAGTTCTAttaaagttttagttcagttctagatcaattttagtttaattctgttctagttctgttctagttctgttttagttctgctctagttctgttctagttctgttctagttctgttctagttctgttctagttctgttctagttctgttctNNNNNNNNNNNNNNNNNNNNNNNNNNNNNNNNNNNNNNNNNNNNNNNNNNNNNNNNNNNNNNNNNNNNNNNNNNNNNNNNNNNNNNNNNNNNNNNNNNNNgaactagaactgaactagaactgaactagaactgaactagaactgaactagaactgaactagaaatgaactagaactgaactagaactgaactagaaatgaactagaaatgaactagaaatgaactagaactgaactagaactgaactagaaatgaactagaactgaggttgaacataactagaactgacaACAATAGTAGTAGTTTAACAATGTATTTAGTACTTTGTTGGAATTTACTTCACCTAAAGTACTTCCTAACTAATTTCCTCTAACTTGAAAATAATAATCTCAAGTGTGATTCACGTCGTCCACACCTTTATTTCAAGTGGGATACTTATTTTTCAGGGAAACCTTTCTTCTATTACCAATtgattatttgtttgtaaaaacaacaatcaaAAACATATTTCGTCCGTCAATCATATTGTTCAAATAATTGACAAGTGTATAAAACATTTATCTTTCAATTGATAGATAAGATAATTAAGTTAACATTTCTTAGATGCCggtaaaatcttataaaagatgttagtgtttataaatttaatttacaattgttttaaaagtcaatgaaatatgttgtcaatacaaacattattaatatttgGTTGTCTATTTTCGGGCTTTGAATGTGCGTTTCGCAAACCTTTGGATTTGGAATTGAAACAGGCTGAGACATGTAGTACGGAGAAATGTCAAGCACCGCATTGTCGATGTTCGGGTATGACACTACCAAAGAAGGAGTTTAAGGGTCATGAAAAGGAAATTCCTCAAGTGAGTTAAATAATCCAGTTGAACAGCGTTGTTTTTATCAATTTGCTTTCCTTTCCAGTTTATCACTGTTACTTTCGACGATGCTGTAAATGCCATCAACTATCAACAATATCAGGAATTGTTTGAAGGTCTTCTAAATCCCGATCACTGTGAGGTTAAGGCAACTTTCTATGTTTCTCATGAATACACCGATTACTCCAAAGTTAATGCTCTTTACAATGAGGGTCATGAAATAGCTTTGCATTCGATTACACATGGTGCCGGCACTGAATACTGGCGCCAGGCTGATGTTGATCTTATAATGCGGGAATTTGGTAATCAAATagatattttggaaaatttcgcCAAGATCAATCGTAAACATATCCGAGGCATGCGTTTACCATTTCTACAAATATCGGGTAATAACACCTATGTAGCAGCCAAAAGATTGGGTTTATTATATGACAGCTCTTGGCCCACTCAGCGGTATCGCAATCCCGCCATGTGGCCATATACATTGGATTACTTGTCGGTGCAGGATTGTCAAATAAGACCGTGCCCTACAGCATCTTTACCGGGTTTATGGGTATATCCCATGGTTACATGGGTAGATAAGGAGGGTTACAGTTGTTCCATGTTAGATGGTTGTATATATCTGCCTGAAGATAAAGTGGAGAGCTTATTTGAATGGATGAAGGAAAATTTCCATCGCCATTATGACAATAACCGAGCACCTTTCGGCATGTTTTTGCATGCCGCTTGGTTTGGCAGATCTCCGAATTATATTAAAGCTTTTAGGAAGTAAGTCaagtattaaatttgaaatttagattttattcttttaattttctctcAAAGATTCTTGGAATATGCCAATACTCTGCCTGATGTCTATATAACAACACCAACATCGGTTATTCAGTATATGAAACATCCCACTCTGGGTAAACCTTTTAAGGGCTGTTTTAAAAAACCTCATACATCGTGTCATCCGGTATCATGCGCCTTACAAAAACAATCTACTGGTGAGACCCGCTACATGACTGTTTGTGATAATTGTCCCGAGGTTTATCCCTGGTTGGACAATCCCTTGGgggaaatttagaaaattatagtttttcaaCTGAAAGTGTGAAATGGCCAAAGAATACAATAAAAGGGATAtttggattttatttaaattattaatgcaAACTATAGACCGGTTGAGTTCAatttcagttcttattcagttttagttcagttctacttagttcagttctagttcagttctagttcagttctagttcagttctagttcagttcagttctagtttagttctagttcagttctagttcagttctagttcagttctagttcagttctag
The window above is part of the Lucilia cuprina isolate Lc7/37 chromosome 6, ASM2204524v1, whole genome shotgun sequence genome. Proteins encoded here:
- the LOC111685949 gene encoding chitin deacetylase 8, whose product is MLSIQTLLIFGCLFSGFECAFRKPLDLELKQAETCSTEKCQAPHCRCSGMTLPKKEFKGHEKEIPQFITVTFDDAVNAINYQQYQELFEGLLNPDHCEVKATFYVSHEYTDYSKVNALYNEGHEIALHSITHGAGTEYWRQADVDLIMREFGNQIDILENFAKINRKHIRGMRLPFLQISGNNTYVAAKRLGLLYDSSWPTQRYRNPAMWPYTLDYLSVQDCQIRPCPTASLPGLWVYPMVTWVDKEGYSCSMLDGCIYLPEDKVESLFEWMKENFHRHYDNNRAPFGMFLHAAWFGRSPNYIKAFRKFLEYANTLPDVYITTPTSVIQYMKHPTLGKPFKGCFKKPHTSCHPVSCALQKQSTGETRYMTVCDNCPEVYPWLDNPLGEI